The genomic segment TTCCGGGCTGCCGGCGACGAGTCCGAGCGCGGCGGACATGCCGGCCATGGGATCGACCATGTCGGCCATGACGCGGCCCAGCTCGTGTTGGAGCTTGAAGATCCGCTGCAGCTCGGTTTCACTGGCGTGAACGGTGGTCATGCTCATCTGCGCGCGACCCGCCCCATGCGGGCCGTCCGCAGTCCTGATCCCTGTTATCGTTCAGATTTCTTTATCTTTGACTAAAAAAGCCGGAAAAATCCCAGCAAATGCGCATTTTGCACACACTCAGTCAACGGCCGGGAAAGACGGGCAGCGGCGTCACCTTGGACGCGCTGGTGCGGGAAGCCGCCGCCGCGGGGCACGCACAGCAGGCCGTTGTCGGCACGCCCGCCGACGACCCGGCGCCGGACGTGGGCGGGCTCGCCGCCGACGCGGTGACCAGCGTGCGCTTCGCCGCCCCGGGCTGCGCCACCGCCGCCGACCTCCCCTTTCCCGTGCCCGGCATGAGCGACGTGATGCCCTACCCGAGCTCGGTGTGGTCGCGGCTCGACGCCGGTCAGCTCGCGGCCTACCGGCGCGTGTGGCGCGAGCGCCTCGCCGCGGCCGTGGCCCGCTTCCGACCCGACATCATCCACACCCACCACGTCTGGCTCATGTCGTCGCTGCTGAAGGACGTGGCGCCGCAGGTGCCGGTGGCGCTCACCTGCCACAGCACGGGCCTGCGCCAGATGACGCTGACGCCCGGCCTCGCCGACGAGGTGCGGCGGGGGTGCCGGCGCATCGAGCGGTTCTGCGTGCTGCGCGACGACCACGGCGACGCCATCCGCGACGCCCTGGGCGTGGGGCCCGCGCGGATCGTGCGGGTCGGCGCCGGCTACCGGGACGATCTCTTCCACGCCGTGGGCCGGCCGCGCGAGCTGCCGCCCCACCTGGTCTACGTGGGCAAGCTGGCCGAAGCCAAGGGCCTGCCCTGGCTGCTCGACGCCTGCACGCCCCTGGCCGCAGAAGCGCCGGGGTTCACGCTGCACGTGGCCGGCGACGGCGCCGGTCCCGAGGCCGACCACCTGCGGCGACGGCTGGCGGCGTTGCCCTGGGTCGCGCATCACGGCCAGCTCGATCAGGCCGCCCTGGCCGGACTGATGCGCGGCTGCCGCGTGGCCGTGCTGCCGTCGTTCTACGAAGGCGTGCCGCTGGTGCTGGTGGAGGCCGCGGCCTGCGGTTGCCGCGTCGTCGCCACCGACCTGCCCGGCGTGGTCGAGCGCCTCGCGCCGGCGCTGGGCGCCCGACTCTCGCTGGTGCCGCTGCCGCGCCTGGTCGGCGTCGACCGGCCCGCACCGGCCGACCTGCCGGCCTTCACCGCGCGCCTGCGCGACGCCCTCGCCGCGGCGCTCGCGGCGGCGCCCGACGGCACGGCCGATCTCGGGCCCTTCACCTGGCGGGCCGTCTACGGGCGCGTCGCCGCCGTCTGGCGGGATCTGGCCGGACCCGGGCACGACTAAGGCAATCTGTACTCAATGACTTGCGCCGGACCGCCGATATGTTGGGGCCCGTTTCAACCAAGGACATTCATCCTCTCGCCCGCGCAGCCGGCGTCCAAGGACGAACGCATGGTGACCCTCGATCTGCCCCGCATCTTCGCGCCCTCGCTCCAGGCCAATCTCCTGAAGGCCCGCTGCCAGAACGCCAAGCTCCAGGACTCGCCCTGGGTCGACGGCCTGCTGCGCGCGGTGCGGGATCCGCTGGTGATCCTCAACGAGGACCGCCGGGTGATCAAGGCGAACCAGGTGCTGCTCGACCTGTTCGGGCTCGAGGACGAAGCGCAGGTGCTGGGCACCCTGCTGGAGATCCGCGAGCCGCAGGACTTCGCGGCGAGCGAGGAGTTCCTCCACATCGAAGACGACGACTTCTGGATCGTGACCATCGTCGACCGCCGCGACGAGACCCGCCGCCGCGCCCTGGAGAAGGTCTTCCTGCACGACATCCTCAACACGGCGGGCGGCGTACAGGGCCTGTCCGAAGTGATGGCCGAGGCCGATCCCGGCGACATGGAGGCCCTCAAGGATTCGGTGCGCCACCTGGCCGACCAGCTCGTCGACGAGATCACGGCCCAGCGCGACTTCCTCGCCGCCGAGAACGGCGACCTGCACGTGGATCACCGGCCGGTGGGCAGCCGTGAGATGACGGCCATGATCGCGCAGCGCTACCGCAACCATCCGGCCACCGGCGACCGCCACGTGGTCGTGGCGCCGTCCGAGACCTCGGCCCAGTTCCACACCGACCCGACGCTGCTGCTGCGCATCCTCGGCAACATGGTCAAGAACGCGCTCGAAGCGAGCCGCGACGGCGCGGTGGTGACGATCTCCCACGGCACGAAGCCCGGGCATGTGTGGTTCGCCGTCCACAACCCGGGCTTCATTCCCGAAGAGATCCAGTCGCGCATCTTCACCCGCTCGTTCTCCACCAAGGGCGCCGGGCGGGGACTCGGCACCTACGGCATGCGCCTGCTGGCCGAACGCTTCCTCGCCGGCCGGGTCGAGTTCCGTTCCGACCCGGTCGACGGGACCACGTTCCGCGTCATCCTGCCTGACGGCGGGCCTGGTACACCAGCCTGACGCCGAAGACGATCAGCAGCAGCGGCCACCAGTCCTTGATCCAGGCGAGCGACACGCCGAAGTTCAGGTCGAGGATGAAGAGCACGCCGACCACGATCAGCACGACCCCCCCGAACATCGACCCGCCCACGCCGGGCAGCTTGAAGTCCTCCGGCACGTCCTCGCCGCCGAGGCCCTCGGCCACGCGGTTGAAGTGGTGCGCCCGCCGGTTGGCGTCGATCATGTTGAAGATCCAGAAGAACGCCAGGAAGGGCCCGAAGAAGGGCTCCATGCCGCGGAAATCGGACGAGTTCAGCAGCGCGATCACCGAGGCGATGACCATGATGTTGATGAAGCCCTGCTTGTAGTAGCCCACGTAGACCTGGCCGAGTCCCGGCATGAAGCTCAGGATCGTGGCCAGCGCCGGCGACTTGCGCGGCTTCTCGACCCGCCGGCCGGACTGCGCGTACGGGTGCGGCGGGGGCGGGCTGTGGGGGGTGGCACCGGGCGACATGCCGGCGTCCTGCTGGGTCCCTTGCGGGTTGTCGTACTGTGCGCCGTTCATGACGGTCTCCTTCACGGGTTCAGGGTCCACTGGGTCCATGTTCATCGGATGCGTGCCACCAGGTCGTCCAGGCGGTGCGCCCGCTGCGGGCGGCGGCCAGCACCTCGTAGCCGGCCTCGCTCAGGGCGCCCGCCCGGGCCCGCGTCGCCGCGGTTTCCAGGTGGGTCTTCAATTCCTCGCGCGCGGGGGCGCTGCGCTCGCGCCGCTCTTCCCAGGCCCGGACCAGGCTGCCGCGCCGGGCCTCGGCCCGGGCCCGGCCGGCGCCGGTCACGCTCGCCGCGCCCGTTTCCAGCCACTCGCCGGCGCCCACCAGGGCGGGGCCCACCACGGGCACCTCGCGCGGCCCGGCGCTCACGATCTCCAGGGCCCGGCCCGGCGCCCCGCGCAGGGGCGACCAGGGCGTCGCCGTGGCCAGGACGACGAGCACCGTCGCCACGTAGGCCACCTGGGTCGCGAAGGCGGGGCGCAGGATCTGCTCCTCCCACCAGCGGCCGACGCGATCCATGAGCCCCGCCAGGCCGCCGGGGTGCGCGGGCGCCGAACGCGACACCCGGGCGCGCACGGTGCGGTCGAGCACGCGGGCGGTGAAGGCCGGCCCCGGGTCGAGCACGGCCATGGCCGGCAGCGCCGGGCCCAGCCAGCCGAGGGTCACGGCCACGCTGCTGCAGCCGGGGCAGTGCTCCAGATGCGCCTGGACGAGGCGCCGATCCAGCCCGTGCAGCTCGCCGTCGAGCAGGGCGTCGAGCTGGTCGAGGGCGCGGCCGCAGGCCTTGCCGCTGGTGCGTCCGAGCACGCCGTCGACGAAGGCGTCGGCGTCGTGGTCGCGGAAGGGGTGCTCGTGGTCGCGGCGGTCGTTCATAGCGCCGCCTCCGCGCCGGCCGGGCCGTGCGGACCGTGCCCGAGGTTCGTGACCACCTTGGCCAGTTCCAGGCGGGCCCGGCTCGAGCGGCTCTTCACCGTGCCGAGGGGCAGATCGAGCATGGTGCTGATCTCCTCGAGGGGCAGCCCCTGGATGTCCTTGAGGATGATGATCTCGCGGTTGATCTCGCTGAGCTCCTGCAGGGCCCGGTGCACCAGCCGCTGCCGTGACGAGCGCACGAGCTCGTCCTCGGGGGTCGGGCCGCCGTGGGCCAGGTCGTGCATGTCCTCGGCCGGGATGTCCTGCCGGGGCGGGCGCGCCTTGCGCCGGCGCAGGTGGTCGATGCAGGCGTTGCGTGCGATGCGGATCAGCCAGGAGACGAAGCGCTCGGGGTCGTCGCAGGTGTGCAGGCGGTCGTAGACGCGGACGAAGATGTCCTGGGCGAGGTCGAGGGCCTCGTCCTGCTCGCCCACGTAGCCGTAGGCGATGGAGCATATGCGTCCCTGATGCGCTCTCACGAGCACCTCCCAGGCCAGCTCGTCGCCTTGCTGGCAGCGTCTCAACAGTTCGGCGTGGTCGCCCTGCATGCCGCGGATTCTCCTGGGCCGTGATTCCCGGGATCCGCGTCCGGTGCGTCCGGACGGGTTCCGATTTCCATTGCTCCACAGACGCAGCGGGGGTGTCAATGGTTCGGTCGATGCGCCGATTTTTTCGGGGGGCCCATTTCCCGGTTGACCGGCCGCCGCCCGGCTGGTGCGATGGCCCCATGAACCTGACCTGTCTCGTGCGACGCCTGTTCGGCCTGCGGCCCGATCCGCCCGGGCCCCGCTTCATCATCGGCCGGGGCTACCAGCTCGACGTGCCCACCCCCGTCTACGACAGCCGGCGGCCGTTCCGCATCCTGTCGTACCTCGAATCGCGGGGCCTGCTGCGGCGCGGCATGCTGCGGCGCCCGCGGCCGGTCTCGCTGGACCGGCTGCGGCAGGTGCACGATCCCGCCTACGTGGCCTCCCTGCAGGATCCGGCCGCCATGGAGGCCATCCTGGGCTTCCGCCTCGACGCGGCGGCCCAGGACGCCTTCCTGGCCTTCCAGCGCCTGGTGTGCGGCGGCACCCTGCTGGCCGCCCGCAG from the bacterium genome contains:
- a CDS encoding glycosyltransferase family 4 protein, whose translation is MDALVREAAAAGHAQQAVVGTPADDPAPDVGGLAADAVTSVRFAAPGCATAADLPFPVPGMSDVMPYPSSVWSRLDAGQLAAYRRVWRERLAAAVARFRPDIIHTHHVWLMSSLLKDVAPQVPVALTCHSTGLRQMTLTPGLADEVRRGCRRIERFCVLRDDHGDAIRDALGVGPARIVRVGAGYRDDLFHAVGRPRELPPHLVYVGKLAEAKGLPWLLDACTPLAAEAPGFTLHVAGDGAGPEADHLRRRLAALPWVAHHGQLDQAALAGLMRGCRVAVLPSFYEGVPLVLVEAAACGCRVVATDLPGVVERLAPALGARLSLVPLPRLVGVDRPAPADLPAFTARLRDALAAALAAAPDGTADLGPFTWRAVYGRVAAVWRDLAGPGHD
- a CDS encoding sensor histidine kinase, producing MVTLDLPRIFAPSLQANLLKARCQNAKLQDSPWVDGLLRAVRDPLVILNEDRRVIKANQVLLDLFGLEDEAQVLGTLLEIREPQDFAASEEFLHIEDDDFWIVTIVDRRDETRRRALEKVFLHDILNTAGGVQGLSEVMAEADPGDMEALKDSVRHLADQLVDEITAQRDFLAAENGDLHVDHRPVGSREMTAMIAQRYRNHPATGDRHVVVAPSETSAQFHTDPTLLLRILGNMVKNALEASRDGAVVTISHGTKPGHVWFAVHNPGFIPEEIQSRIFTRSFSTKGAGRGLGTYGMRLLAERFLAGRVEFRSDPVDGTTFRVILPDGGPGTPA
- a CDS encoding zf-HC2 domain-containing protein — protein: MNDRRDHEHPFRDHDADAFVDGVLGRTSGKACGRALDQLDALLDGELHGLDRRLVQAHLEHCPGCSSVAVTLGWLGPALPAMAVLDPGPAFTARVLDRTVRARVSRSAPAHPGGLAGLMDRVGRWWEEQILRPAFATQVAYVATVLVVLATATPWSPLRGAPGRALEIVSAGPREVPVVGPALVGAGEWLETGAASVTGAGRARAEARRGSLVRAWEERRERSAPAREELKTHLETAATRARAGALSEAGYEVLAAARSGRTAWTTWWHASDEHGPSGP
- a CDS encoding sigma-70 family RNA polymerase sigma factor, with protein sequence MQGDHAELLRRCQQGDELAWEVLVRAHQGRICSIAYGYVGEQDEALDLAQDIFVRVYDRLHTCDDPERFVSWLIRIARNACIDHLRRRKARPPRQDIPAEDMHDLAHGGPTPEDELVRSSRQRLVHRALQELSEINREIIILKDIQGLPLEEISTMLDLPLGTVKSRSSRARLELAKVVTNLGHGPHGPAGAEAAL